The genomic interval GGCCGCAACctatttttttgtaaacaatgTAGTTTTCGTAAATTACACAAGAATGGCCTGTCTAGGAAcgaggagaaaaaaatagtcGTCAGGCGGTGCCAGAGGGCTGAATCCTGAGGTGATCgtcacataataataataataataataataataataataataataatttcgtATCATGTGTAAACGGCACCCTTATGGAAAATGGAAATTTATTTGCCAAAATAGGTCCATGTTTGTCTGACAGTCTCctctaatttttcttctttttctttttgtgaacatgtataaaaatattgtctttttttttttctttactttttagtGAGGTGAGATACCAACTGTTGCCACAAAACTCAGCTGTTTTCAAACCGGTCTGAGCAGCGGCACTGATGTGACTATGGGATGGGAGTAGTAGACACCGGGATGCGGGAAGGTGAGCAGCGGCTGGCTCACGGGCACGTTCGCAGCGGCGCCCCCGCCTTCTGAGGCAGAGTTCTCGTGGTAAAGAATGGGCACCCGGACTATCCTCTGCGCCGCGGCGTGGCTCAGATTGGCGGCCTCCAGCTCCGCGGCCAGCTGTCTCTTCCACTTGTTTCTCCTGTTCTGAAACCAAATTTTCACTTGAGTCTCCGTCAGATGGAGGGACGCGGCCAGGCCCGCTCGCTCCGAACTGCTCAGGTAGCGCTTCATGTCGAAGGTGGACTCAAGCTGGAACACCTGGCTCCGCGAGAAAACCGTGCGTGTCTTCTTCTTGCGGCACGGCTTTTTTTCCTCGTCCCTCTTCTTCCACTCCTCCAGCTCATCTTTTTTGGCTTCTTCCGTGTCGCTTTCTTCCAGGATTATCTCATCactgcttttgttgttgtgctCATCCTCCTCGTCGTCGTCTTTGGCATCCGGCTCGGATTTGAGTACCAGGTCGGGAGAGTCTCTGTCCGTACCCGAGGTTGGAGAGGAGTCTCTGGCTGCTGGTTTCTCAGTGACTGGAATGAGGACACATGCAGGGAGATGTGGTCATAAACACAGTGGACTGTGTGTTTCGGTGTTTATTACAGCCTGTTGATACCAGACATTTAGTTGGctttgggaaaataaataaagcctggAAAATGGCTTGCGTCAGACTAAACATAAACCATTTCAGTATTTAATAGCACCCTTGTCAAATGTATTCAAACAGTATCTGTGtcctgaacaaaaaaaaaaaaaagctttatgttaaataaatataattgtgCTTTTAGTTAAATTAGCTTTCTTAAGTTCATCTATCagcaaatatgttttattttctgtgcgTTAATTTTTAATTGTGTCAGTCATAACAACGTGATGTATCTCACAAGTATAAATCATAGAAAGAGGCAGGTAAAAAGGCTGTCAGTGGCCAAGCCTCTGGGGTAAGATGTGCACCACGAACGCCAAAAGACAAATCAAAAGCATGCTGCGCATCGTCACCCTCAGCCAATGATTTGATGATGTCTACTTCATTTTATGCACAGTGTGTTACTTTATTGATCTATTATCTCACGTCGTGGCATAACAAAATAGGCCTTCTTAGAGGAGAAGGTGCTAAATCATCACACTCTCAATGGCAAGACAGTGGGAGTGATTTCcatcatgaaaataaacaatgtaTTTTATCGGTTCTATTTCTGTTGAGGGGTTTCAATTATTTTGTCGTTGTTTGTGACTATTTCTAAGTTACTATTGCtattttttaagatatttaacCTACGTTATATGTGTTACTCATTATGATGAAAGCTCAAGCACCTAAACTCAAAGTGTCGCAGCTGCTTGTCTTACCTTCGGTTCTGTGTAGGTGAGCGGCTGAGCTGAGGGTGTAGGGGTACCACCACGCCGAGGTGCGCTCCAAGTAGTGTGCCGGTAGACTGAACCTCTGTGCGGGCAAGTCAAAGCGTGGAAAGTTGAAATCCCCGACCTGTGAAAGGGAAAATCCTCCCTCTAAGGCCGCCTTGGTGGCAGCCAACATCGGCTTGGGCTTGGATGGTTTACTATCACAGTTCAGCAGGTTCTTAATGAAGAAAGGAGAATCCTTGGCCGGAGCGCACGCCTCTTGCGTTGTCTCTGGCATCGCTGTTGCGGTGGTCTGAACAAGAAGGACCCCGgaagcaggattttttttaaggggAGAAACAGACAAAGCTGACTTACAG from Melanotaenia boesemani isolate fMelBoe1 chromosome 16, fMelBoe1.pri, whole genome shotgun sequence carries:
- the hmx3a gene encoding homeobox protein HMX3, producing the protein MPETTQEACAPAKDSPFFIKNLLNCDSKPSKPKPMLAATKAALEGGFSLSQVGDFNFPRFDLPAQRFSLPAHYLERTSAWWYPYTLSSAAHLHRTEVTEKPAARDSSPTSGTDRDSPDLVLKSEPDAKDDDEEDEHNNKSSDEIILEESDTEEAKKDELEEWKKRDEEKKPCRKKKTRTVFSRSQVFQLESTFDMKRYLSSSERAGLAASLHLTETQVKIWFQNRRNKWKRQLAAELEAANLSHAAAQRIVRVPILYHENSASEGGGAAANVPVSQPLLTFPHPGVYYSHPIVTSVPLLRPV